One Chanodichthys erythropterus isolate Z2021 chromosome 10, ASM2448905v1, whole genome shotgun sequence DNA segment encodes these proteins:
- the prdm15 gene encoding PR domain zinc finger protein 15 isoform X2, which translates to MAEQTPDEFIWCEDCGQYHDSECPELGPIVTVKDSFVLSRARSSLPDSLEIRSAEEGNEGVFVLRRLVKRTRFGPFEAKRVSSLQIEGAFPLKIFQKNGSVVCFDTSNEDDCNWMMLVRPATDHKHQNLTAYQQDDDVYFNTSQDVLPGTELRVWYGAFYAKKMDRPVLRPPLLPPPQEMVSSKPGVPLLKGPPTETLPVPDQLLCQTPAPAADPPVQQIAKAVPQNNTASVAPTPPEPTRKQGRPRRTKAQKTAQSGPADSGQESTVSASGEQPLSTVAPDVPLSVLDVQEVMVAEDGPPLKTSRVTRSPISSGKPGIRKRSLRQGGDHKRVYQCCLCCKVFQNSSNLNRHIRSHGDKCFKCDECDKMFSRKESLKQHISYKHSKNEPDIEYRYKCSTCEKSFRVENALRFHNCRTDDKTFQCEICSRFFSTNSNLSKHKKKHGEKLYACEICNKMFYRKDVMQDHQRRHVVGPKNMKREELEANGEEGSKYRKEPSACPICGKVFSCRSNMNKHLLTHGDKKYTCEICGRRFFRVDVLRDHIHVHFKDIALMDEQEREDFIKKIGISMEESDDSSDEEDEKNDPEHHKYSCKKCQVTFAKGRDYLKHIMDMHKEKGYNCTMCNRRFALKATYNAHLVIHRDHLPDPAVQKYIHPCDMCGRIFNSIGNLERHKIIHTGVKSHCCDQCGKSFARKDMLKEHLRVHDNVRDFLCAECGKGMKTKHALRHHMKLHKGIKEYECKECNRKFAQKVNMLKHYKRHTGTKDFMCELCGKTFSERNTMETHKLIHTGTVGKTFSCSVCDKKYVTQYMLQKHMQLTHEKVEAQSCHLCGTKVSTRASMNRHMRRKHPEIVAVRLGDFDLQEPSTVDASTISIAQPSLTLEKGSLAAEKVSRNSNPSKKRAKLLPHEPELSDSDEYADFTSRTNEFSTTVGDETNSAVQSIQQVVVLADPSAPPAPSSSVSLTNITVTPITTPAPAQFSSLQPVAVSHLTPSDRPLTLDSSILTVTFDAVSGSAMLHNRPADLQSEAVGSTGTAAPQSVAHFINLTTFVNPISHQLEQPALTWRPVTPADGDHATTIDDTQTDVQPSQAPPEQPQPLPEQRHQIQPQVTGPPQQQTTAAPQMFSY; encoded by the exons ATGGCAGAGCAGACACCAGATGAGTTTATTT GGTGTGAGGACTGCGGGCAGTACCATGACTCTGAGTGTCCTGAGCTGGGGCCCATCGTCACGGTGAAGGACTCATTTGTTCTAAGTCGGGCACG GTCGTCTTTACCAGACAGCTTGGAGATCAGGTCAGCTGAGGAGGGGAATGAAGGCGTGTTTGTGCTTCGACGGCTGGTTAAGAGGACTCGATTTGGCCCTTTTGAGGCCAAGAGGGTTTCAAGCCTTCAAATTGAGGGTGCCTTTCCTTTAAAG ATATTCCAAAAGAACGGCTCGGTGGTGTGTTTTGACACATCCAATGAAGACGACTGTAACTGGATGATGTTGGTTCGACCTGCCACAGACCACAAACACCAAAATCTGACAGCCTACCAGCAAGATGATGATGTTTACTTTAATACATCACAG GATGTTCTGCCTGGGACAGAGTTGAGAGTCTGGTATGGAGctttttatgccaaaaaaatGGATCGGCCTGTTCTTAGGCCACCTTTACTTCCACCTCCACAAG AAATGGTGTCCAGCAAACCTGGAGTCCCTCTGTTGAAGGGGCCACCAACAGAAACCCTTCCTGTCCCAGACCAGCTGCTCTGCCAAACCCCAGCACCTGCCGCAGACCCACCTGTCCAGCAGATTGCAAAGGCGGTACCCCAAAACAACACAGCCAGCGTTGCCCCCACTCCACCTGAGCCAACCAGAAAACAAGGAAGACCACGACGGACAAAAGCACAGAAAACTGCGCAGAGTGGACCAGCTGATTCCGGTCAAG AATCTACTGTTTCTGCATCTGGTGAGCAGCCTCTCAGTACTGTGGCTCCTGATGTTCCCCTGTCTGTACTGGATGTCCAAGAGGTCATGGTTGCTGAAGACGGCCCACCACTCAAAACATCTCGGGTGACACGCTCCCCCATCTCCTCTGGGAA ACCTGGTATAAGGAAACGATCTCTGCGGCAGGGTGGTGATCATAAAAGAGTTTACCAGTGCTGCCTCTGCTGTAAGGTGTTTCAGAACAGCAGCAACCTCAACCGACACATCCGTTCCCATG GTGATAAGTGTTTTAAGTGTGATGAGTGTGACAAGATGTTTAGTCGAAAAGAGAGTCTTAAACAGCATATATCTTACAAACACAGCAAGAATGAG CCTGATATAGAGTATAGGTACAAATGTTCAACCTGTGAGAAATCCTTTCGAGTGGAAAATGCCTTAAGATTTCATAACTGCAGGACAG ATGACAAAACATTCCAGTGTGAGATATGTTCAAGGTTTTTCTCCACTAACAGTAATTTGTCCAAGCACAAAAAGAAACACGGAGAGAAACTGTACGCGTGTGAGATCTGCAATAAGATGTTTTACCGCAAAGATGTCATGCAGGACCACCAGAGGCGGCATGTTGTTG GCCCGAAAAACATGAAACGTGAGGAGCTTGAAGCGAACGGGGAGGAGGGAAGCAAATACAGAAAGGAGCCTTCGGCGTGTCCAATTTGTGGAAAG GTGTTTTCCTGTCggagtaacatgaacaaacactTACTAACCCACGGGGACAAGAAATACACCTGTGAGATCTGTGGCCGCAGGTTCTTCCGTGTGGACGTCCTAAGAGATCACATCCATGTTCACTTTAAG GACATCGCCTTAATGGACGAGCAGGAAAGAGAGGACTTCATTAAGAAGATTGGCATTTCTATGGAGGAGAGTGATGACAGTTCTGATGAGGAAGATGAGAAGAACGATCCTGAACATCACAAATACAGCTGCAAGAAATGTCAG GTGACATTCGCCAAGGGTCGTGACTACTTGAAACACATAATGGACATGCATAAGGAAAAAGGTTACAACTGCACCATGTGCAACCGCCGTTTTGCTCTGAAGGCCACGTACAACGCTCACCTGGTCATCCACCGAGACCACCTGCCCGATCCTGCAGTGCAGAA atacattcatCCATGTGACATGTGCGGACGGATCTTCAACAGCATCGGCAACCTGGAGAGGCACAAAATCATCCACACAG GAGTGAAAAGCCATtgctgtgatcagtgtggaaagtcCTTCGCCAGGAAAGACATGCTAAAGGAACATCTGAGAGTCCATGACAACGTCAGAGACTTCCTGTGTGCAGAGTGTGGGAAAG gcatgaaaacaaaacatgctCTACGGCATCATATGAAGCTGCACAAGGGAATTAAAGAATACGAATGTAAAGAGTGTAACCGCAAATTTGCCCAGAAAGTCAACATGCTGAAGCATTACAAAAGACACACAG GCACTAAGGACTTCATGTGTGAACTGTGCGGGAAGACGTTTAGTGAGAGAAACACAATGGAGACGCACAAGCTTATCCATACAGGTACAG TTGGAAAGACATTTTCTTGCTCCGTCTGTGACAAGAAGTATGTGACGCAGTATATGCTGCAGAAACACATGCAGTTGACTCATGAGAAGGTGGAGGCTCAGAGCTGCCACCTGTGCGGCACCAAAGTCTCCACACGAGCTTCCATGAACCGCCACATGCGCCGGAAACACCCCGAG ATTGTGGCTGTACGATTGGGTGACTTTGATCTTCAAGAACCATCAACAGTCGACGCCTCTACCATTAGTATTGCACAG CCCTCTCTGACTCTGGAGAAAGGCTCTCTTGCTGCGGAAAAAGTCTCCAGGAACTCCAATCCCTCCAAGAAGAGGGCAAAACTCCTGCCTCATGAACCTGAACTGTCTGATTCAGACGAGTACGCTGACTTCACCAGCAGAACCAATGAGTTCTCGACCACCGTGGGAGATGAAACTAACTCTGCTGTTCAGAGCATTCAGCAG GTGGTAGTGTTGGCGGACCCCAGCGCCCCTCCAGCCCCCTCCAGCTCGGTCAGTTTAACCAACATCACTGTGACTCCCATCACCACACCCGCTCCCGCCCAGTTCAGCAGCCTGCAGCCTGTCGCCGTCAGCCACCTCACTCCGAGCGATCGGCCCCTCACCCTGGACAGCTCCATCCTCACCGTGACCTTCGATGCCGTCAGCGGTTCGGCCATGCTGCACAACCGTCCAGCAGATCTCCAGTCAGAGGCGGTGGGATCCACGGGGACCGCGGCTCCACAATCAGTGGCGCATTTCATCAACCTCACTACCTTCGTCAACCCGATCTCCCACCAACTGGAACAGCCCGCTTTAACCTGGAGGCCCGTCACACCGGCTGATGGAGATCATGCGACCACCATAGATGACACCCAGACGGATGTTCAGCCCTCTCAGGCACCACCGGAGCAGCCACAACCACTGCCAGAACAAAGGCATCAGATTCAGCCACAAGTCACGGGACCTCCTCAACAACAAACCACTGCTGCACCGCAGATGTTCAGCTACTGA
- the prdm15 gene encoding PR domain zinc finger protein 15 isoform X1 has product MAEQTPDEFIWCEDCGQYHDSECPELGPIVTVKDSFVLSRARSSLPDSLEIRSAEEGNEGVFVLRRLVKRTRFGPFEAKRVSSLQIEGAFPLKIFQKNGSVVCFDTSNEDDCNWMMLVRPATDHKHQNLTAYQQDDDVYFNTSQDVLPGTELRVWYGAFYAKKMDRPVLRPPLLPPPQEMVSSKPGVPLLKGPPTETLPVPDQLLCQTPAPAADPPVQQIAKAVPQNNTASVAPTPPEPTRKQGRPRRTKAQKTAQSGPADSGQESTVSASGEQPLSTVAPDVPLSVLDVQEVMVAEDGPPLKTSRVTRSPISSGKPGIRKRSLRQGGDHKRVYQCCLCCKVFQNSSNLNRHIRSHGDKCFKCDECDKMFSRKESLKQHISYKHSKNEPDIEYRYKCSTCEKSFRVENALRFHNCRTDDKTFQCEICSRFFSTNSNLSKHKKKHGEKLYACEICNKMFYRKDVMQDHQRRHVVGPKNMKREELEANGEEGSKYRKEPSACPICGKVFSCRSNMNKHLLTHGDKKYTCEICGRRFFRVDVLRDHIHVHFKDIALMDEQEREDFIKKIGISMEESDDSSDEEDEKNDPEHHKYSCKKCQQVTFAKGRDYLKHIMDMHKEKGYNCTMCNRRFALKATYNAHLVIHRDHLPDPAVQKYIHPCDMCGRIFNSIGNLERHKIIHTGVKSHCCDQCGKSFARKDMLKEHLRVHDNVRDFLCAECGKGMKTKHALRHHMKLHKGIKEYECKECNRKFAQKVNMLKHYKRHTGTKDFMCELCGKTFSERNTMETHKLIHTGTVGKTFSCSVCDKKYVTQYMLQKHMQLTHEKVEAQSCHLCGTKVSTRASMNRHMRRKHPEIVAVRLGDFDLQEPSTVDASTISIAQPSLTLEKGSLAAEKVSRNSNPSKKRAKLLPHEPELSDSDEYADFTSRTNEFSTTVGDETNSAVQSIQQVVVLADPSAPPAPSSSVSLTNITVTPITTPAPAQFSSLQPVAVSHLTPSDRPLTLDSSILTVTFDAVSGSAMLHNRPADLQSEAVGSTGTAAPQSVAHFINLTTFVNPISHQLEQPALTWRPVTPADGDHATTIDDTQTDVQPSQAPPEQPQPLPEQRHQIQPQVTGPPQQQTTAAPQMFSY; this is encoded by the exons ATGGCAGAGCAGACACCAGATGAGTTTATTT GGTGTGAGGACTGCGGGCAGTACCATGACTCTGAGTGTCCTGAGCTGGGGCCCATCGTCACGGTGAAGGACTCATTTGTTCTAAGTCGGGCACG GTCGTCTTTACCAGACAGCTTGGAGATCAGGTCAGCTGAGGAGGGGAATGAAGGCGTGTTTGTGCTTCGACGGCTGGTTAAGAGGACTCGATTTGGCCCTTTTGAGGCCAAGAGGGTTTCAAGCCTTCAAATTGAGGGTGCCTTTCCTTTAAAG ATATTCCAAAAGAACGGCTCGGTGGTGTGTTTTGACACATCCAATGAAGACGACTGTAACTGGATGATGTTGGTTCGACCTGCCACAGACCACAAACACCAAAATCTGACAGCCTACCAGCAAGATGATGATGTTTACTTTAATACATCACAG GATGTTCTGCCTGGGACAGAGTTGAGAGTCTGGTATGGAGctttttatgccaaaaaaatGGATCGGCCTGTTCTTAGGCCACCTTTACTTCCACCTCCACAAG AAATGGTGTCCAGCAAACCTGGAGTCCCTCTGTTGAAGGGGCCACCAACAGAAACCCTTCCTGTCCCAGACCAGCTGCTCTGCCAAACCCCAGCACCTGCCGCAGACCCACCTGTCCAGCAGATTGCAAAGGCGGTACCCCAAAACAACACAGCCAGCGTTGCCCCCACTCCACCTGAGCCAACCAGAAAACAAGGAAGACCACGACGGACAAAAGCACAGAAAACTGCGCAGAGTGGACCAGCTGATTCCGGTCAAG AATCTACTGTTTCTGCATCTGGTGAGCAGCCTCTCAGTACTGTGGCTCCTGATGTTCCCCTGTCTGTACTGGATGTCCAAGAGGTCATGGTTGCTGAAGACGGCCCACCACTCAAAACATCTCGGGTGACACGCTCCCCCATCTCCTCTGGGAA ACCTGGTATAAGGAAACGATCTCTGCGGCAGGGTGGTGATCATAAAAGAGTTTACCAGTGCTGCCTCTGCTGTAAGGTGTTTCAGAACAGCAGCAACCTCAACCGACACATCCGTTCCCATG GTGATAAGTGTTTTAAGTGTGATGAGTGTGACAAGATGTTTAGTCGAAAAGAGAGTCTTAAACAGCATATATCTTACAAACACAGCAAGAATGAG CCTGATATAGAGTATAGGTACAAATGTTCAACCTGTGAGAAATCCTTTCGAGTGGAAAATGCCTTAAGATTTCATAACTGCAGGACAG ATGACAAAACATTCCAGTGTGAGATATGTTCAAGGTTTTTCTCCACTAACAGTAATTTGTCCAAGCACAAAAAGAAACACGGAGAGAAACTGTACGCGTGTGAGATCTGCAATAAGATGTTTTACCGCAAAGATGTCATGCAGGACCACCAGAGGCGGCATGTTGTTG GCCCGAAAAACATGAAACGTGAGGAGCTTGAAGCGAACGGGGAGGAGGGAAGCAAATACAGAAAGGAGCCTTCGGCGTGTCCAATTTGTGGAAAG GTGTTTTCCTGTCggagtaacatgaacaaacactTACTAACCCACGGGGACAAGAAATACACCTGTGAGATCTGTGGCCGCAGGTTCTTCCGTGTGGACGTCCTAAGAGATCACATCCATGTTCACTTTAAG GACATCGCCTTAATGGACGAGCAGGAAAGAGAGGACTTCATTAAGAAGATTGGCATTTCTATGGAGGAGAGTGATGACAGTTCTGATGAGGAAGATGAGAAGAACGATCCTGAACATCACAAATACAGCTGCAAGAAATGTCAG CAGGTGACATTCGCCAAGGGTCGTGACTACTTGAAACACATAATGGACATGCATAAGGAAAAAGGTTACAACTGCACCATGTGCAACCGCCGTTTTGCTCTGAAGGCCACGTACAACGCTCACCTGGTCATCCACCGAGACCACCTGCCCGATCCTGCAGTGCAGAA atacattcatCCATGTGACATGTGCGGACGGATCTTCAACAGCATCGGCAACCTGGAGAGGCACAAAATCATCCACACAG GAGTGAAAAGCCATtgctgtgatcagtgtggaaagtcCTTCGCCAGGAAAGACATGCTAAAGGAACATCTGAGAGTCCATGACAACGTCAGAGACTTCCTGTGTGCAGAGTGTGGGAAAG gcatgaaaacaaaacatgctCTACGGCATCATATGAAGCTGCACAAGGGAATTAAAGAATACGAATGTAAAGAGTGTAACCGCAAATTTGCCCAGAAAGTCAACATGCTGAAGCATTACAAAAGACACACAG GCACTAAGGACTTCATGTGTGAACTGTGCGGGAAGACGTTTAGTGAGAGAAACACAATGGAGACGCACAAGCTTATCCATACAGGTACAG TTGGAAAGACATTTTCTTGCTCCGTCTGTGACAAGAAGTATGTGACGCAGTATATGCTGCAGAAACACATGCAGTTGACTCATGAGAAGGTGGAGGCTCAGAGCTGCCACCTGTGCGGCACCAAAGTCTCCACACGAGCTTCCATGAACCGCCACATGCGCCGGAAACACCCCGAG ATTGTGGCTGTACGATTGGGTGACTTTGATCTTCAAGAACCATCAACAGTCGACGCCTCTACCATTAGTATTGCACAG CCCTCTCTGACTCTGGAGAAAGGCTCTCTTGCTGCGGAAAAAGTCTCCAGGAACTCCAATCCCTCCAAGAAGAGGGCAAAACTCCTGCCTCATGAACCTGAACTGTCTGATTCAGACGAGTACGCTGACTTCACCAGCAGAACCAATGAGTTCTCGACCACCGTGGGAGATGAAACTAACTCTGCTGTTCAGAGCATTCAGCAG GTGGTAGTGTTGGCGGACCCCAGCGCCCCTCCAGCCCCCTCCAGCTCGGTCAGTTTAACCAACATCACTGTGACTCCCATCACCACACCCGCTCCCGCCCAGTTCAGCAGCCTGCAGCCTGTCGCCGTCAGCCACCTCACTCCGAGCGATCGGCCCCTCACCCTGGACAGCTCCATCCTCACCGTGACCTTCGATGCCGTCAGCGGTTCGGCCATGCTGCACAACCGTCCAGCAGATCTCCAGTCAGAGGCGGTGGGATCCACGGGGACCGCGGCTCCACAATCAGTGGCGCATTTCATCAACCTCACTACCTTCGTCAACCCGATCTCCCACCAACTGGAACAGCCCGCTTTAACCTGGAGGCCCGTCACACCGGCTGATGGAGATCATGCGACCACCATAGATGACACCCAGACGGATGTTCAGCCCTCTCAGGCACCACCGGAGCAGCCACAACCACTGCCAGAACAAAGGCATCAGATTCAGCCACAAGTCACGGGACCTCCTCAACAACAAACCACTGCTGCACCGCAGATGTTCAGCTACTGA
- the prdm15 gene encoding PR domain zinc finger protein 15 isoform X3, which translates to MAEQTPDEFIWCEDCGQYHDSECPELGPIVTVKDSFVLSRARSSLPDSLEIRSAEEGNEGVFVLRRLVKRTRFGPFEAKRVSSLQIEGAFPLKIFQKNGSVVCFDTSNEDDCNWMMLVRPATDHKHQNLTAYQQDDDVYFNTSQDVLPGTELRVWYGAFYAKKMDRPVLRPPLLPPPQEMVSSKPGVPLLKGPPTETLPVPDQLLCQTPAPAADPPVQQIAKAVPQNNTASVAPTPPEPTRKQGRPRRTKAQKTAQSGPADSGQESTVSASGEQPLSTVAPDVPLSVLDVQEVMVAEDGPPLKTSRVTRSPISSGKPGIRKRSLRQGGDHKRVYQCCLCCKVFQNSSNLNRHIRSHGDKCFKCDECDKMFSRKESLKQHISYKHSKNEPDIEYRYKCSTCEKSFRVENALRFHNCRTDDKTFQCEICSRFFSTNSNLSKHKKKHGEKLYACEICNKMFYRKDVMQDHQRRHVVGPKNMKREELEANGEEGSKYRKEPSACPICGKVFSCRSNMNKHLLTHGDKKYTCEICGRRFFRVDVLRDHIHVHFKDIALMDEQEREDFIKKIGISMEESDDSSDEEDEKNDPEHHKYSCKKCQQVTFAKGRDYLKHIMDMHKEKGYNCTMCNRRFALKATYNAHLVIHRDHLPDPAVQKYIHPCDMCGRIFNSIGNLERHKIIHTGVKSHCCDQCGKSFARKDMLKEHLRVHDNVRDFLCAECGKGMKTKHALRHHMKLHKGIKEYECKECNRKFAQKVNMLKHYKRHTGTKDFMCELCGKTFSERNTMETHKLIHTVGKTFSCSVCDKKYVTQYMLQKHMQLTHEKVEAQSCHLCGTKVSTRASMNRHMRRKHPEIVAVRLGDFDLQEPSTVDASTISIAQPSLTLEKGSLAAEKVSRNSNPSKKRAKLLPHEPELSDSDEYADFTSRTNEFSTTVGDETNSAVQSIQQVVVLADPSAPPAPSSSVSLTNITVTPITTPAPAQFSSLQPVAVSHLTPSDRPLTLDSSILTVTFDAVSGSAMLHNRPADLQSEAVGSTGTAAPQSVAHFINLTTFVNPISHQLEQPALTWRPVTPADGDHATTIDDTQTDVQPSQAPPEQPQPLPEQRHQIQPQVTGPPQQQTTAAPQMFSY; encoded by the exons ATGGCAGAGCAGACACCAGATGAGTTTATTT GGTGTGAGGACTGCGGGCAGTACCATGACTCTGAGTGTCCTGAGCTGGGGCCCATCGTCACGGTGAAGGACTCATTTGTTCTAAGTCGGGCACG GTCGTCTTTACCAGACAGCTTGGAGATCAGGTCAGCTGAGGAGGGGAATGAAGGCGTGTTTGTGCTTCGACGGCTGGTTAAGAGGACTCGATTTGGCCCTTTTGAGGCCAAGAGGGTTTCAAGCCTTCAAATTGAGGGTGCCTTTCCTTTAAAG ATATTCCAAAAGAACGGCTCGGTGGTGTGTTTTGACACATCCAATGAAGACGACTGTAACTGGATGATGTTGGTTCGACCTGCCACAGACCACAAACACCAAAATCTGACAGCCTACCAGCAAGATGATGATGTTTACTTTAATACATCACAG GATGTTCTGCCTGGGACAGAGTTGAGAGTCTGGTATGGAGctttttatgccaaaaaaatGGATCGGCCTGTTCTTAGGCCACCTTTACTTCCACCTCCACAAG AAATGGTGTCCAGCAAACCTGGAGTCCCTCTGTTGAAGGGGCCACCAACAGAAACCCTTCCTGTCCCAGACCAGCTGCTCTGCCAAACCCCAGCACCTGCCGCAGACCCACCTGTCCAGCAGATTGCAAAGGCGGTACCCCAAAACAACACAGCCAGCGTTGCCCCCACTCCACCTGAGCCAACCAGAAAACAAGGAAGACCACGACGGACAAAAGCACAGAAAACTGCGCAGAGTGGACCAGCTGATTCCGGTCAAG AATCTACTGTTTCTGCATCTGGTGAGCAGCCTCTCAGTACTGTGGCTCCTGATGTTCCCCTGTCTGTACTGGATGTCCAAGAGGTCATGGTTGCTGAAGACGGCCCACCACTCAAAACATCTCGGGTGACACGCTCCCCCATCTCCTCTGGGAA ACCTGGTATAAGGAAACGATCTCTGCGGCAGGGTGGTGATCATAAAAGAGTTTACCAGTGCTGCCTCTGCTGTAAGGTGTTTCAGAACAGCAGCAACCTCAACCGACACATCCGTTCCCATG GTGATAAGTGTTTTAAGTGTGATGAGTGTGACAAGATGTTTAGTCGAAAAGAGAGTCTTAAACAGCATATATCTTACAAACACAGCAAGAATGAG CCTGATATAGAGTATAGGTACAAATGTTCAACCTGTGAGAAATCCTTTCGAGTGGAAAATGCCTTAAGATTTCATAACTGCAGGACAG ATGACAAAACATTCCAGTGTGAGATATGTTCAAGGTTTTTCTCCACTAACAGTAATTTGTCCAAGCACAAAAAGAAACACGGAGAGAAACTGTACGCGTGTGAGATCTGCAATAAGATGTTTTACCGCAAAGATGTCATGCAGGACCACCAGAGGCGGCATGTTGTTG GCCCGAAAAACATGAAACGTGAGGAGCTTGAAGCGAACGGGGAGGAGGGAAGCAAATACAGAAAGGAGCCTTCGGCGTGTCCAATTTGTGGAAAG GTGTTTTCCTGTCggagtaacatgaacaaacactTACTAACCCACGGGGACAAGAAATACACCTGTGAGATCTGTGGCCGCAGGTTCTTCCGTGTGGACGTCCTAAGAGATCACATCCATGTTCACTTTAAG GACATCGCCTTAATGGACGAGCAGGAAAGAGAGGACTTCATTAAGAAGATTGGCATTTCTATGGAGGAGAGTGATGACAGTTCTGATGAGGAAGATGAGAAGAACGATCCTGAACATCACAAATACAGCTGCAAGAAATGTCAG CAGGTGACATTCGCCAAGGGTCGTGACTACTTGAAACACATAATGGACATGCATAAGGAAAAAGGTTACAACTGCACCATGTGCAACCGCCGTTTTGCTCTGAAGGCCACGTACAACGCTCACCTGGTCATCCACCGAGACCACCTGCCCGATCCTGCAGTGCAGAA atacattcatCCATGTGACATGTGCGGACGGATCTTCAACAGCATCGGCAACCTGGAGAGGCACAAAATCATCCACACAG GAGTGAAAAGCCATtgctgtgatcagtgtggaaagtcCTTCGCCAGGAAAGACATGCTAAAGGAACATCTGAGAGTCCATGACAACGTCAGAGACTTCCTGTGTGCAGAGTGTGGGAAAG gcatgaaaacaaaacatgctCTACGGCATCATATGAAGCTGCACAAGGGAATTAAAGAATACGAATGTAAAGAGTGTAACCGCAAATTTGCCCAGAAAGTCAACATGCTGAAGCATTACAAAAGACACACAG GCACTAAGGACTTCATGTGTGAACTGTGCGGGAAGACGTTTAGTGAGAGAAACACAATGGAGACGCACAAGCTTATCCATACAG TTGGAAAGACATTTTCTTGCTCCGTCTGTGACAAGAAGTATGTGACGCAGTATATGCTGCAGAAACACATGCAGTTGACTCATGAGAAGGTGGAGGCTCAGAGCTGCCACCTGTGCGGCACCAAAGTCTCCACACGAGCTTCCATGAACCGCCACATGCGCCGGAAACACCCCGAG ATTGTGGCTGTACGATTGGGTGACTTTGATCTTCAAGAACCATCAACAGTCGACGCCTCTACCATTAGTATTGCACAG CCCTCTCTGACTCTGGAGAAAGGCTCTCTTGCTGCGGAAAAAGTCTCCAGGAACTCCAATCCCTCCAAGAAGAGGGCAAAACTCCTGCCTCATGAACCTGAACTGTCTGATTCAGACGAGTACGCTGACTTCACCAGCAGAACCAATGAGTTCTCGACCACCGTGGGAGATGAAACTAACTCTGCTGTTCAGAGCATTCAGCAG GTGGTAGTGTTGGCGGACCCCAGCGCCCCTCCAGCCCCCTCCAGCTCGGTCAGTTTAACCAACATCACTGTGACTCCCATCACCACACCCGCTCCCGCCCAGTTCAGCAGCCTGCAGCCTGTCGCCGTCAGCCACCTCACTCCGAGCGATCGGCCCCTCACCCTGGACAGCTCCATCCTCACCGTGACCTTCGATGCCGTCAGCGGTTCGGCCATGCTGCACAACCGTCCAGCAGATCTCCAGTCAGAGGCGGTGGGATCCACGGGGACCGCGGCTCCACAATCAGTGGCGCATTTCATCAACCTCACTACCTTCGTCAACCCGATCTCCCACCAACTGGAACAGCCCGCTTTAACCTGGAGGCCCGTCACACCGGCTGATGGAGATCATGCGACCACCATAGATGACACCCAGACGGATGTTCAGCCCTCTCAGGCACCACCGGAGCAGCCACAACCACTGCCAGAACAAAGGCATCAGATTCAGCCACAAGTCACGGGACCTCCTCAACAACAAACCACTGCTGCACCGCAGATGTTCAGCTACTGA